A genomic window from Bubalus bubalis isolate 160015118507 breed Murrah chromosome 11, NDDB_SH_1, whole genome shotgun sequence includes:
- the CHAC1 gene encoding glutathione-specific gamma-glutamylcyclotransferase 1, which translates to MKQEPAAQNSPPASPPSSQPLSEDDDPQALWIFGYGSLVWRPDFAYSDSRVGFVRGYSRRFWQGDTFHRGSDKMPGRVVTLLEDREGCTWGVAYQVQGEQVSEALKYLNVREAVLGGYDTKEVTFYPQDTPDQPLKALAYVATPQNPGYLGPAPEKAIATQILACRGFSGHNLEYLLRLADFMQLCGPQAQDEHLAAIVDAVGTMLPCFCPTEQALALV; encoded by the exons ATGAAGCAGGAGCCTGCAGCCCAGAACTCCCCTCCCGCCTCTCCGCCCTCCTCACAACCCCTCTCCGAAGACGACGACCCCCAAGCGTTGTGGATTTTTGGGTACGGCTCCCTGGTGTGGAGGCCCGACTTCGCCTACAGTGACAGCCGTGTGGGCTTCGTGCGCGGCTACAGCCGCCGCTTCTGGCAGGGAGACACCTTCCATCGCGGCAGTGACAAGATG CCTGGTCGTGTGGTGACCCTCCTTGAAGATCGTGAG GGCTGCACTTGGGGTGTGGCATACCAGGTGCAAGGAGAGCAGGTGAGCGAGGCCCTGAAGTACCTGAACGTGCGGGAGGCGGTGCTCGGCGGCTATGATACCAAGGAGGTCACCTTCTACCCTCAAGATACCCCTGACCAACCACTCAAGGCATTGGCCTACGTGGCCACCCCGCAGAACCCTGGCTACCTGGGTCCTGCCCCCGAGAAGGCCATTGCTACACAGATCTTGGCCTGCCGAGGCTTCTCCGGGCACAACCTTGAGTACTTGCTGCGCCTGGCGGACTTCATGCAGCTCTGTGGGCCCCAGGCTCAGGATGAGCACCTGGCCGCCATCGTGGACGCTGTAGGCACCATGCTGCCCTGCTTCTGTCCCACTGAGCAGGCTTTGGCACTGGTCTGA
- the DLL4 gene encoding delta-like protein 4, with translation MAVASRGASGWALLLLVALWQQPATGSGVFQLQLQEFANERGVLASGRPCEPGCRTFFRVCLKHFQAVVSPGPCTFGSVSTPVLGTNSFAVGDDSSGGGRNPLQLPFNFTWPGTFSLIIEAWHAPGDDLRPEALPPDALISKIAIQGSLAVGQNWLLDEQTSPLTRLRYSYRVICSDNYYGDSCSRLCKKRNDHFGHYVCQPDGSLSCLPGWTGEYCEQPICLSGCHEQNGYCSKPAECICRPGWQGRLCNECIPHNGCRHGTCSTPWQCTCDEGWGGLFCDQDLNYCTHHSPCKNGATCSNSGQRSYTCTCRPGYTGVDCELELSECDSNPCRNGGSCKDQEDGYHCLCPPGYYGLHCEHSTLSCADSPCFNGGSCRERNQGTSYACECPPNFTGSNCEKKVDRCTSNPCANGGQCLNRGPNRMCRCRPGFTGAHCEINISDCARSPCVHGGTCHDLENGFVCTCPAGFSGRRCEVRMPAEACASGPCFNGATCYPGLPPDNFVCNCPYGFVGSRCEFRMSMPPTFPWVAVSLGVGLVVVLVLLCMVAVAVRQLRLRRPDGGSREAMNNLSDFQKDNLIPTAQLKNTNQKKELEVDCGLDKSNCGKQQNHTLDYNLAPGLLGRGILPGKYSHSDKSLGEKAPLRIHSEKPECRISAICSPRDSMYQSVCLISEERNECVIATEV, from the exons ATGGCAGTCGCGTCCCGTGGCGCCTCGGGCTGGGCGCTACTGCTGCTGGTGGCACTTTGGCAGCAG CCCGCGACCGGCTCCGGAGTCTTCCAGTTGCAGCTGCAGGAGTTTGCCAACGAGCGCGGCGTACTAGCCAGCGGGCGGCCGTGCGAACCTGGCTGCCGAACCTTCTTCCGCGTCTGCCTTAAGCACTTCCAGGCGGTCGTCTCTCCCGGGCCCTGCACCTTCGGCAGCGTCTCCACGCCTGTGCTGGGCACCAACTCCTTCGCCGTCGGAGACGACAGTAGCGGCGGGGGACGCAACCCTCTCCAACTACCCTTCAATTTCACCTGGCCG GGTACCTTCTCACTCATTATTGAAGCTTGGCACGCACCAGGAGATGACCTGCGGCCAG AGGCCTTGCCACCAGACGCGCTCATCAGCAAGATCGCCATCCAGGGCTCCCTAGCTGTGGGCCAGAACTGGTTACTGGATGAGCAGACCAGCCCTCTCACAAGGCTGCGCTACTCTTACCGGGTCATCTGCAGTGACAACTACTATGGGGACAGCTGCTCGCGTCTATGCAAGAAGCGCAATGACCACTTCGGCCACTACGTGTGTCAGCCAGATGGCAGCCTGTCTTGCCTGCCCGGCTGGACGGGGGAGTACTGCGAACAGC ctATCTGTCTTTCTGGCTGTCATGAACAGAATGGCTACTGCAGCAAGCCTGCAGAGTGCAT CTGCCGCCCGGGCTGGCAGGGCCGCCTGTGCAACGAATGCATCCCCCACAATGGCTGTCGCCATGGCACCTGCAGCACCCCCTGGCAATGCACTTGTGATGAGGGCTGGGGAGGCCTGTTCTGTGACCAAG ATCTCAACTACTGCACCCACCATTCCCCGTGCAAGAATGGGGCAACATGCTCCAACAGTGGGCAGCGGAGCTATACCTGCACCTGTCGCCCAGGCTACACTGGCGTAGACTGCGAGCTGGAGCTCAGCGAGTGTGATAGCAACCCCTGTCGCAACGGAGGCAGCTGTAAG GACCAGGAGGATGGCTACCACTGCCTGTGTCCCCCGGGCTACTATGGCCTGCACTGCGAACACAGCACCCTGAGTTGTGCTGACTCCCCCTGCTTCAATGGCGGCTCCTGTCGGGAGCGCAACCAGGGGACCAGCTACGCCTGTGAATGCCCCCCCAACTTCACTGGCTCCAACTGTGAGAAGAAAGTGGACAGGTGTACCAGCAACCCATGTGCCAATG GGGGCCAGTGCCTGAACCGAGGTCCGAACCGCATGTGCCGCTGCCGTCCTGGATTCACTGGCGCCCACTGTGAGATCAACATCAGCGACTGTGCCCGCAGCCCTTGTGTCCATGGTGGCACGTGCCACGACCTGGAGAATGGGTTTGTGTGCACCTGTCCAGCCGGCTTCTCTGGCCGGCGCTGCGAGGTGCGGATGCCTGCCGAAGCCTGTGCCTCGGGACCCTGCTTCAATGGGGCCACGTGCTACCCTGGCCTCCCTCCTGACAACTTCGTCTGCAACTGCCCCTATGGCTTCGTGGGCAGCCGCTGCGAGTTCCGCATGAGCATGCCCCCCACCTTCCCCTGGGTGGCCGTGTCCCTGGGCGTGGGGCTGGTGGTGGTGCTCGTGTTACTGTGCATGGTGGCAGTGGCGGTGCGGCAGCTGCGGCTCAGGCGGCCCGACGGTGGCAGCAGGGAGGCCATGAACAATTTGTCGGACTTCCAAAAGGACAACCTGATCCCCACCGCCCAGCTCAAGAACACAAACCAGAAGAAGGAGCTGGAAGTAGACTGTGGCCTGGACAAGTCCAACTGTGGCAAACAGCAGAACCACACATTGGACTATAATCTGGCCCCAGGGCTTCTGGGGCGGGGGATCCTGCCCGGGAAGTATTCCCACAGTGATAAGAGCTTAGGGGAGAAGGCGCCACTGCGGATACACAG TGAAAAGCCAGAGTGTCGGATATCAGCCATATGCTCCCCCAGGGACTCCATGTACCAGTCTGTGTGTTTGATATCAGAAGAGAGGAATGAATGTGTCATTGCCACAGAG GTATAA